The Deltaproteobacteria bacterium genome contains the following window.
ACGAACGTGACGACAAGCGCTGGGATGAGCTTTCCCTGGCGTTGGAAGAGAGCATGAAGGCTACCCAGCGGCGTTACGCCGAGGTAGCCGCGCTCCTGAAGGCGCAAAACGACGGCGCAGCGAAGCCCGACAATGCGACGACAGGGTCGGGGCAGGCAGGGCAGGGGACACAGTCGCCGGCGGGCGACCGTGCGCAGCAGGAGCGGTTGGCGGAATTCTGCGCCGAAGTGCCTCAATCCGCCCTGTGCCGGAATCGGTAGCGGCGCCCGGCAAGAAACGACATGCAGTACTACGACATCTCACTCAAGCTGAGCCCCGCCACCGCGCGCTGGGTGACCGGTACGCCGTTCGAGCTGGTGGACCGCAGGCGCATGCAGCGTGGCGACCACAACAACTCGTCGAGCGTGAACATGAGCGTCCACAGCGGCACGCACATGGATGCGCCGTTCCACTTCGTTGCCGAGGGCGCGTCCATCGACGAGCTGCCGTTGGAGCTTTTCATCGGGCCGGCCCTGGTGCACGAGGTGGACGCGCACCGCTACATCACCGCCGAGCATGTCGCGCCACTCCCGCCGGGCGAGCGCATCCTGTTCAAGACGAGCAACTCGGAACTCCTTCGGCGCGCCGCGTATGATCCCGACTTCGTGGCCTTCTCGGTGGAGGCGGCGGACGCCCTGGTGGCCAAGGGTTACGGCCTCGTCGGACTCGACTACCTTTCGGTCGCCCACGCGGACGAGCAGGTGCCGGTGCACCGGGCCTTCCTGGATCACGGGCTCGCCCTGCTGGAGGGCGTCGACCTGACGGACATTCGCCCGGGGATGTACGAGTTGATCTGCTTCCCTGTCTGCATCGCCGGCGCGGACGGAGCTCCCTGCCGCGCCGTTCTCCGCGACCTCGCGTCTTGAAGAACCTGTGGGACTTCCTGCCCTGTCCTGTTTTCATTGGCGTGCCCGGCCGCACCGTCGACGCCTGGCGCGACGAACGCAGGGGCGGTCCGCGCGCCCGCGGGTGAAGCACCCTGAAAGGTACAAATGAGCAAGTTGCAAGCCGCCTTCCTGGATGACTATCAGAACGTCGCCCAGTCGCTCCTGGAAGCGCGGGAAATTCCGGAAGGCCTGGAGGTGACGGTCTTCCACGACCATCTGAGTGACGACGACGCCCTGGCCGAACGGCTGCGGCCG
Protein-coding sequences here:
- a CDS encoding cyclase family protein, which translates into the protein MQYYDISLKLSPATARWVTGTPFELVDRRRMQRGDHNNSSSVNMSVHSGTHMDAPFHFVAEGASIDELPLELFIGPALVHEVDAHRYITAEHVAPLPPGERILFKTSNSELLRRAAYDPDFVAFSVEAADALVAKGYGLVGLDYLSVAHADEQVPVHRAFLDHGLALLEGVDLTDIRPGMYELICFPVCIAGADGAPCRAVLRDLAS